The Hippocampus zosterae strain Florida chromosome 2, ASM2543408v3, whole genome shotgun sequence genome contains the following window.
agagagagagagagagagagagagagagagagagagagagagagagtgtcatCAAGCCTCAGGCTACAGATAGATATTTGTCAAATCTGAGCATGAATTGCTAACTGACGTCATAACTACCTTGAGGATTACGTTGTGGACCAAACCAAGAGGGCAGCTTTTGATCACTGCCAGTGAGTTTAGGGCACATTGATGGTGGTGTGTGAAATAAACGCCTTCACTAGTCTTGGCTCACATTTGAGGTTGAGCAGACCGACAAATGATCTGCCGGCCTTTGTTTGTACAAAACACCACAACTCTCCCTGCCAGGCAACAGGTCAGTGTGCACAAAGAACCTGTTTCAGATGTTTGCTTAGGTTGAGCTGAGCTCCAAAAATCTGACATCCATCTGCTTAGATGACATAAATGctcccaagtgtgtgtgtgtgtgtgtgtgtgtgtaacggcTTGCACTGTGGCCTCCTTTGCCTAATATAGATAGCATCATTACCACTGCTCTCTGTGCTTTGCACAAATCatgcatttacattttctttacTGATAGTCATTTCAAATGTGCTCAAATTTTGTGTCAAATAAAGACCGtttgtacaaaaataaagatattaTGGAAAATGATGCCCATAAAGATGAGTAAAGTcaattgtacagtattttgaaaaCGAATATTCCAGTTGTCTTCTCCATTTCTCTTTTTGATAAAACATGTTGGTCCTTTTAGGGTCGAGGCTGGTTCAAAACTACAGACTGATGTAGGAAAAGTCTGAACCTGGATTAAAACCCTGTTTGTACCTGATGTCAACACAAATTTCATCATCACTTTGTTTGTCTAGAGAAGTCATCAAAGTATGTACAGCAGCCTTATGGCAAGTGAACAGGACTGTCCCTGTTATGATCTCTTTTGGGACGGCTCTGCTTGTCTGCCAGCTACAGGCCGGTGACATACATCTCCATTCCATCATTAAATGTGAAGAtggtggtggtgctggagcTGTTGCCCCCTTTCACATCACTGATGGTCTCATAGAAGTTATCCCCACCAGGAAGGCCTCGAACAGGCAGGGGGTTGGATGCGGAGCCCTGAGGTGCAGCTGATGGCGCCTGTTGCTTCTTCCGCTTGAGGGTGGCGGTAGCGCCGGCCGTGTTGTTACTGGCGCCGGCCTGCTCACGCTTACGATGGCTGTCAATGGTAGCGTACGCAGTGTCGGACTCTGCTGCCACGCATGCGGGCCAGGCCCTGTCACCTGTCGGCTCGTAACACGGCTCCTCCTGGGAACGTGCCTGGGCCTGGACCCCTCGGCCCCGGCCCTTTCCTCTTTCCCCACCAAAGGAGCGCGGAAGGGTCTTTGCGCCATTGCTCTCCAAGGGAGACTTTTTCTTCTGGGTTTTGCACACAATGGAGTAGGTGTCGGCAATctgacaacaaaaaatgagaGGGACTGCTGGGTTAACTGCATTCAGCTATGGATACATGTATCCTCAATTTAATCACAGTATGAAGTCAACTTCTTTACAAATGATGGGCGAGAGGGCCGAACTGACATTCTGGTTTATCAGAGACGTGTTTGAAAGGGTTGAGTTAAGCACTTTGCGCAAAAACATGCTATTATGTACTGCATTGATGAGTGCGATTGTGTTTGCACCAAACATACCTTTTGGAATTATGGGCAAAAAGTACAGTGGTGTGGTCTCAGCAGACCACAACAAATGTTCCCACGTTTGTTATGGTCCAGTGAAATTAAGGTGACCTGTTGGGCCGAAATTCCAAAATGTGCATTTGGCGactgctcatcaccaaaagaacaacaaaactcGTATGAAGCATGGTTGGGGCAGCGGTATGACACTTTATTGAattagattttgttttgtttttcccttagCTGCACTGGGAACTGGCGACGACTTAGTGGGAATGATGTTCAAAATAACTGTCAGTGTTAGGACAATACCTTCAGGCTTTGGCtagaaattaaaatgaataaatcgatAAATAAAGGAAAATCCCACCAAAACATCTGAACTGTATTTGGGGTTAATCGGAGGTACTTTAAATCcgtgtttttcaatctttttcgagccaaggcacatttctttcattgaaaaaatctcgcggcacaccacgacctgaaaatgtgaaaaaaagcatgttttaacaattaagtgttacattgttactATAAGTGTTTCtttaacattgaaaattaaTGCAATATTGTAACACATTGAATAGGAATCACATCAACATCAATCCAATATTTAGTGCATTCGTTTTAATGGCAAGTTTAATATAGTCAATTAGAATTTTAACTTGCTCAGGGTCGgagtttttttctgtgtgacagCCGGTTCATTTTCTCCCGGTCATTTGCGCTCTCCCACAATATTGTACCAATCCCTTTTCCCATCCTGAGTCTTTGTATAATTCCAAcatcattcaaatgacttttctgctGAATGTGTCGCTTGAGGTGTAGTCCAGCTTCCATTTAGTCCGTATTTTTCCATCGGAAAATTTGCTTACAGCTTAAgctttgctgcatgttttgcagAGCAGGCCTTTCTCtctcgaaaaagaaaatatctcaccCAATTTTCACACAATTTTTGGAAGGTAAAATTTCCATTCATTGTGCCGAGAACTCTCACATGCTgctccattttcacctctccACTCCTCACCGCTGCTTACCCGCCCAACTCCGATGGGAGCCTATCAGCTTCGGCTAAACAAGTCCCAACATAAtggcagccaatcaatgtctgcttcaggctgtgactgacagttgtttccccaacctcaacaactcgaacacaggaagccaacacataaaaaggctatgagaaaaaggcaacccacctcCAGAAAGAATAAAGGCAGAGCTTAACATTTAGATTAacgcgatttaaaaaaataacgcgCTAAATGTGACTGTAATTAATTAAGCACTTTAATTAGCACATGACTACGCACCCCCGACCTATACCAAATGGAATATTTGCAGCCTAAAGTATTTCAGGCAAAATGATACAATGTCCGAACATAGGAGAAAACTTTGTAGACTGCTAATTTGAGGTGTGAGCAATGTGTGTAGGCAAGAGAGTGGCACTGTGTTTGCTCTGTGCTGTAACCTGACCTACTTTGACAGGCCAGGATAAGACAGAGTAAACTGTGTTATCGCTTCGTCGAGGTCTAGGCGGAGAGTCGGCATTAGTCCCTCAGTGGATAGACCTGTTAAAGTTTCACAAGTGCTTTGGCAACACAACAGCGAGGTACGGTGTGAAAGATCTGGACGCCAGCCAACCCGGTGACAGAAAAAACCTGCTCAGTGATTTTCACGAATGGACTTTGCTCACATTTCAGTTGCCTCAAACGAGCCATTGTCATTGGAAGTGTGTGCACATGAATACAATACACGAAGGCTTGTttctaaaattaaaaatgtcttgACTTCAAGTATGCAATGCGTAATTCCATTTTGTTGTGTGTATCGGGTTAAAATAAAGGACAGCTGAGGTGTAAGTGAACAGCTTAAAGCACACTAAGGGAGAGCAGAAGCATAACACTGGTCCCACGCATGTTTCAAGGAGCATGTGCATTCAGTGCGCTTTCACAATGAAGGAacttgcaaacaaacacactcgaCATATTAATCCTTTTCAATTTATTATGTCGGTGTAAATTTGTCCTCCGGAAGCAGGTAGTGAAGCATGTGTGAGGTCGTGTGGGGAATTGGGATAATTACTGCCGTGACTTGTGGCATTTTTGATATACATCTGGTGAGGAAGTACCTGTAGCACTGACGGAAAATTATGGCCCCCGCCCAGCATTTAAACTGCAGGGGGCCATTAAACTATTGTCCAATCCCTGCTCTACGAGGATACATGCATACACAAATATACACATACaagcctgcacacacacacacacacacacacacacacacacacacacacacacacacatatcattGTGATTgagaaatctatgaacaaaattgtatcatgtttaaagtttcggttagtTTGGTCATGTACATACAAAGTggagggccttttcttgagtaatcatgTCAAAGCAAGAGGGGCGAACAGATGGATGAAGACTAGATTCAatcacaaattgggaacaatGAGTTGTTGAATTCCAATAGagagtttgggaacagctgtcatGCCCAGGTGatcatttgtcatcagcaaagtctgtgacttgtgtattcgggtagatcaggtCATTACCgaggggccgggccggggggCGCAGTATGCAAATCTCGggggcagtgtctttcttgtattttgcaataaaagttcaaaccggcggagagggagccgagtgtgtgatcgcggagcaactaaaccgtcgttcgctctcagagatccgcttccgccgatattgaagacaattttcctgtgtgccgagtcatttctttaactttgtccgagaaaatctctgacacattGCCACTATAATTCAGTTGAATTTAACTTGAAATTCaatacacaaaatatttttttttaaatcagtttttagtttatgtgtgccctgtaattggctggaaaccagttcagggtgtaacctgcCTCCTGCCCCGACAGAGCTCGACGAGGCCCCAGCTtgcccgcgaacctcgtgaggagaagcactttgggtaatggatggatggatgaactgacGTGCAATATGATCATGGCTTCAAAGTAATTTTATGTGGAGGACAAAGAATATGTGCCTGTGATTTAGCTTATTTTATGATGTGTCTAAAATGCTGTTTTCCATCGATGGCATTAAGCTAAACTGCCATTTGCGTGACAGGGTGGGataattgttttaaaaacacaacatgtaattattttcattttatgtttagttttcaAGTAAACATCAGGTGACCGTGGCAAATAAACAGTTCGACTCTTTTATTGATGAATTGTTCAttatttgccaaactgctgctttttgGGAAGTGAGTTGTGTTGAGTCACTGatatctcaaggcatcactgtatTATGAGGCCACACtttattttgtaacatttttggaAACATAAAATATCAAGGCTTGAAGCATTTTCACAAGCTGTGCACCGTGCATGTTTGAGCAAACGTGTGTGCTTTTTGTGCACACACAGTTTGCAACATTGCGCAGCACAGGAAGGAAGTCACAAGACAGTAGGGATTTCAGAACTGGGCTGCAGCTGTTGAGGAAGCCCAAACATTATATGTTGTCTTTTCCCCTCCCCTCTGCCGGGTTTCTTTTCTATTATGACTCTCCTACAGAAGAGACAAATTATACGGGGAGCTATAAACTGCAAACCGGGTAACGTGGCAATGAACAAGCCAGAGAAAGAAATCAAAGCAGACAGCAAAATTGAGATAACACAACGTGCAGTTAAGGCCAGCCACTCTGGAAGCAACAGTCGGCTGGTCTTATGTGCCTGTAGAATTCTACAACTACATTCTAACTCTTGACTTTTGACTAAAAGAGTTTTAGAGAGGGAAAAACACCTCGGGCCGATTACATtcgttaaacacacacaaagatcaGGTTAGTAGTCCCCCGGAAGTGCCATGTCTGTCTGAGGTGATGGCTCCACAACTGTTTGGAGCTGTCAGCGTGCCGCACGAGCGCAGGGAGAAAGAAAGAGCGGATTGCGAGTGGATTAACGGGGGAGGAGCTGCTGCATGTGGAAGCAAATGTGGTTGGATATGCGACTTTGAGACATGATTGGACAGTGCGGACTTCCTGTTCTCGCCACCAGACATCTCCTCCCCGTATAATTAAAGAATAGGTCTGATGGCAAGCCAGTGCCCAGTTGGGGATCATCCCAATCAGTCTGGGAAGGAAGACATGGTGtttgagagggagaaaaaaaaacattgaggaaaaaaaaccctctgtgGATGAGAAGTGGAGATTAGATTTTAGGAGCGAGTGATGCTTATGTTGGATCCATCTGGTGGATTGTAGCCTAGAGGGGGTGCCAGGGGATTGTGGCCAAGGTTCATGCAAGGGGCTTGGGCCTGCAGGAGGCGTGTAATCTAACCTCTGGCTGCAAGCCGAGGATGACAGGAAGGTCACAGGGCAGCCATGTTATGACGGCATGCCCAATCAAAGGGGCGCCCCTATCTATAAACACAGCAGCCACAAATCACAGATCTTTCTGTCCGTCTGTATGCCTGCATGCACCTTCCTCTAGCACCAAAGACACGCTACCTCCTTGGCAGTCGGGGGCGACGGGTGCCCCTGTCCGTTCTCGATGCGGTGGGGCGGCGGGTGCAATGTGATGATATCGTCATCTTCTGGTGGCTTCCAGATGTACTGCTCACCGTTGCCCATGAACACCGGTTCCTGGCACACACAAATCAATTGATCAATTCggtctattgcagctattgcagttTACAATCTGGAAAGAAATCCAAAACCAACATGCACACTGTAGCAGTTCTTTTTGTGACTTCTTGTAAAATTAGACCAAATAGTTAAAATACTGATCTGGATGGAATAAAGGGACCCCTGCAAAATTGATGAGATTTTGCTATTTAAATAGGTACTGTAAAgttcaaacaaaacattgttgtAACATGCCCAATGGTTGGGTGGTGAGCgcttcgacctcacagtgcagaggtgcagggtttgattcccggctcaggcctccctgtgtggagtttgcatgctctccccggaatcgaacccccaAATTGAGAACTgcgaggtggacatgctaaccagtcgccacAGTGCCTCCTCAAAATGTACATATAaacatgaaatacattttctgcCTACATTGTGGCCATATCACACAAAATGGTCCTTCATAAGATGGCAGTTCAATTCAGTTACGACTTTTGGATACTTTCTTTTTCTAACCAAACATAATAAAAATAGATGTCAGCACTCCTCACAGATTTAATTTGCTTGCATGCTGCTTGAGGTACAGAATAATTTGTTGATACCTGTTCAGACAGCAACCTAGCCACAAGTTCCATGCAAATCATCGCTTCAAATATACTCTTCTCACATTAGCATACAGAGAGAGATACACCCCTTAGGCATGTTGTGGAAAATGGAAAGGAAACAGAAAACTGCTTGTCACACtattgcaaaaaataataataatactagttaaaaaaacatattgccATGCATATATAAATAGAAGCAACTTGAGCTTTCATGCTCACACTTTATAATCTGTACTGCGTAATATGTACTTCAAACACCACGACTGTTCATTAACTGCAGGCAATTGCACGCAATTAGAAACCAGTTACAGTATGCAACATGCGAGAGTTGTCAAAACAGCATTCACTCATCCAGAGTCGAGACACAGTGTATTCGGAGCCAGAATAGTATCGCTTCAGGATGTCGGCATTATTTATCGGTCAGCTGGCTACCTGATTGCCATTTCTTGGTAGACTTGCTGATAGACTCAACGggagtacatacacacacacacacacacacacacacacacacacacacacacacacaaacacattgagGCGGCTTGGCAGCCCACCAAGTTCTTACATAATGTATCTTTCCACTCTTTACAAGCCAGTAATATGGCACTGCAGCACACAGCAAAGAGGCAGAGGATCCACATCTGCACTCACACATGCGGAAATATGCACTCGCGTTTACTGATTTAACAACACACATCAAAAGTACAAAACACTAGCTAACAATGTCAAGGACATCGACAGTTGAATAGACAAAGAATTAAACTATATTAGGCGCCAGCAAAAGCACAGGAAAGGTCAGCCGATCATGGTTCTTCTCAGGAATGCCCGAAACACTAAGATCATGCCTGCCACCAAATAACATGTATTCTATTTATTACAAAGTACATAGACCCGAATAGTgagacacaaagttaaaaatggaaatttagttcgctgttgtagttagtgaaaaaaaaaactggtattTTTGGGAAtataatttaaatgtaaatttcatATTTACAAACAGGTAGCCAGCTGACCGTTATGAATATGTGAAAATCGACATAAAAATGTGCTAGAATGAGTATGTACAACAAATCGAAAGTTGTATAAATAGATAAGCGCGTataagcatttgttgatatgtagactataaataatcaattcatatattatataacaaggggtaggactagagttttttttacacttcctatttgtgatgatgactatttttttcccttcttatATCTTGCTTGCCTTCATTTCTTGCCAATTCGTTGCTGTATTGCATATttaatatgttcaataaacaataaacaaacaaacatatgcCCACTAAATATTATGTTAATGTTACATTACCATATActcactgtactgtattttcccacTCGTGACTCGGTGTTGAAACTGACTTCAATGTGCAATACAGTATCATGCATACATCCAACAATGCATTAAAATACGCTGAACTAACATATGTAAttctatatatctatctatccctAACATAGcagaaataagacaaaaaaaaagacaatttaggtACCTTTCAAATTGAGTTTATTTTCTCAAAGCTACACTAAAAGTGCAGTTACTTTGGGCACAGTGCCCTCTGGTGGTTCATAAACTGCCTCCCTCTGGGTTATGAACAAATTGTCTGCTTGCTGCACAGtggatcccccaccccccctcttcCTTATGTAATTCGTTACCTTTGGGAAAGAGTGCAGGTGAAACGGCTCCAGGGGTTTGCGTGGAAAATCCTGACTGCGATGTAGTTGCGGAGCAGCAGCCGAGGGCGAGTCGCTCACGCTCGATTTGTCTGACTGGCTGTCGGCGCCGTTATTTTCCTTCCTGTTTGTCTTGTCAACCTTGACCCCACCAGTGAAGACATAATAGACAAAGCTCAAGACTTCCAgtacaaaatcaaaatgtgtaTGTATTTTTGGACTTTTTATGCAGACCAAGAGAGTATTTTTAAGAGTTGAAAAACAAATAGCGGTCTGTCTTCTTCAAATATTTAACGagtaccaaaaataaataaaaaaaattgaagatagagtggcggcccggtagtccagtggttagcacgtcggcttcacagtgaagaggtaccgggttcgattccagcttcggcctccctgtgtggagtttgcatgttctccccgggccggcgtgggttttctccgggtgctccggttttctcccacattccaaaaacatgcgtggcaggctgattgaacactctaaattgtccctaggtgtgactgtgagtgcgaatggttgttcgtttctgtgtgccctgcgattggctggcaactgattcagggcgtcccctgcctactgcccgaagacggctgggataggctccagcaccccccgcgaccctagtgaggattaagcggttcggaagatgaatgaatgaatgaatgaatgaagatagaGTTGACTTTTGGTATTTTTACCCCAAACTAAAACAGATGTGTCATTTGGCAATGAGCCATATATTTTcagaccatatatatatatatatactttaaatcaggggtgcctattaggtcgatcctgatacCGGtatatctaagacaggtccgaagtagatccgaggagtgtcgaggagaaaaaaaacaaacaaccatttgtgtgtctttgtacatgtttgtaatatatttttgtgttaatgtatgctgcaccctaatcatcctatcagtctcattatctcaaaataaatctttaaaaaataaaataaagcaggtcaatcttgaatttacggtggcgcgtgattacgtcaccggaagttgttagcactcagcagtctgcaattgcagcttgtgatcagaactgttgcgctctaccttttatcgtcattattctcattcagagtttgcttcgtgtacaattcaccgaggtcatgggcaaagaataggaatctaggagggcccagggaagcactttaaaatggtacatgtgagctacaaTCGTGAACaggcatgcctcagtttcaggctgtttctcgtcatggcgtgtgtgcgtgtgcgcgtgcgcgtgtgtgcgtgtgtgcgtgtgtgcgtgtgtgtgtgtgtgtgtgtgtgtgtgtgtgtgtgtgcgtgcgcgtgccggtaagcgtagatcccgtgaggttagttgatcggaaagtagatcttcggtccaaaaggtttgggtacCCCTGCTTTAAATAATACCATACTGAACACTTATGAGGAATATTTTCAAGTGCACCCAATTGAGTTTTAAATAAACAACATCGAGTCCTACAACACACAGTCTGCAAGATCCATTTTTGTACTTCTACCTACTCCCCTTGAACATGTAAACTGTGGTGAACTAAGACATCTATAGTTGATGTTTTCTCTTCGTTCAGTTTTAATTTTCACAATAAAGCTTTAactgtttatatgttcaatcaatcaatcatttaGTGTAGAAAGTCCAAGAAAAGGTAGCGGTTAGTTGAGTGTTTCACCTTTCTGAACTTGCGAATTGAAGCATACTCAGCTGCAGTAGGTTCTTGGCTTGCCAGAGAGTTGACTGAGGACAGGGGGGACCTGTCGACCCCGCACACCCCAttatttttcccctccattGTTTCGTTAATGGTGCCATTCCCTCTGCCaccctgtaaaaaataaaataaaataaaaaacacaaatagaagTGCATACAGTGAATCCATGTTAATTGCTGAGAATATGTTCCAGGAAAAGATGCAATAtgttaaaatcatttcaaaaaccaTGATTTCAAGCCGTAAATACAATTAAACAGCAGCGCGATGTCGTAGATTTACCAGCATGAGACTACTATACTACTATAATACTATCTGTCTACAAGTTTTGCCTCACTCTTTCTGTTTGAATATTTGTTGCTTCAGCTAACCATTAGCATGTGAATAGCATAAAATCGAAATGGATTTTGTCAACGAACTCGCTCTGACTACAGTCAGTTAACTAATTTCAACATCATCTCCCTGCAAAGGTCGATGAAGGCGCATCACAAAATAAAGGATACATACAAAGGGGTGCTTCTGCTTTAATTGCTGACAGTTTTTGCAGACATGGAGCTGTGTGTATGTACATACATTTCCATTGCCATTGCGGGCTCCGTTGGCCTGAGCAGGTGGGCTTTGTGCGACCCTGACTGAAGTTGGAGTGTTCGTTGATGTTGGTGGTGGCGCCACAGGCGCTTTGGGGCCAGCATCCCCTTCCCGGACACTGACGCTTTCGTACAGGCCGTCGTCCAAGCCGTGCGTTGCCGTCGGATTATTTCGCAGGGCCACCTCAGTGTAAGTGTGGTCTCTGGCCTCCCCTCCTCCCCTGTCTCCTCTGACGTCTCCTTCTCCCCCTTGGCCGGGTCCCAGTGGGCT
Protein-coding sequences here:
- the LOC127594882 gene encoding uncharacterized protein LOC127594882 isoform X1 — protein: MADSEGTNLEDPPYKNLLLLGAIAAASAFVVTILIVLVCVGCQRKSKSKHPTAGEKGTSVNMQGTLRHPKLNSMSKSDTRLHEINRFPCNGSSVSKSRPASMDLLLLHSQRSQTDLRPSQGRQLPQIPTSPLGPGQGGEGDVRGDRGGGEARDHTYTEVALRNNPTATHGLDDGLYESVSVREGDAGPKAPVAPPPTSTNTPTSVRVAQSPPAQANGARNGNGNGGRGNGTINETMEGKNNGVCGVDRSPLSSVNSLASQEPTAAEYASIRKFRKVDKTNRKENNGADSQSDKSSVSDSPSAAAPQLHRSQDFPRKPLEPFHLHSFPKEPVFMGNGEQYIWKPPEDDDIITLHPPPHRIENGQGHPSPPTAKEIADTYSIVCKTQKKKSPLESNGAKTLPRSFGGERGKGRGRGVQAQARSQEEPCYEPTGDRAWPACVAAESDTAYATIDSHRKREQAGASNNTAGATATLKRKKQQAPSAAPQGSASNPLPVRGLPGGDNFYETISDVKGGNSSSTTTIFTFNDGMEMYVTGL
- the LOC127594882 gene encoding uncharacterized protein LOC127594882 isoform X3, whose amino-acid sequence is MADSEGTNLEDPPYKNLLLLGAIAAASAFVVTILIVLVCVGCQRKSKSKHPTAGEKGTSVNMQGTLRHPKLNSMSKSDTRLHEINRFPCNGSFSKSRPASMDLLLLHSQRSQTDLRPSQGRQLPQIPTSPLGPGQGGEGDVRGDRGGGEARDHTYTEVALRNNPTATHGLDDGLYESVSVREGDAGPKAPVAPPPTSTNTPTSVRVAQSPPAQANGARNGNGNGGRGNGTINETMEGKNNGVCGVDRSPLSSVNSLASQEPTAAEYASIRKFRKVDKTNRKENNGADSQSDKSSVSDSPSAAAPQLHRSQDFPRKPLEPFHLHSFPKEPVFMGNGEQYIWKPPEDDDIITLHPPPHRIENGQGHPSPPTAKEIADTYSIVCKTQKKKSPLESNGAKTLPRSFGGERGKGRGRGVQAQARSQEEPCYEPTGDRAWPACVAAESDTAYATIDSHRKREQAGASNNTAGATATLKRKKQQAPSAAPQGSASNPLPVRGLPGGDNFYETISDVKGGNSSSTTTIFTFNDGMEMYVTGL
- the LOC127594882 gene encoding uncharacterized protein LOC127594882 isoform X2 codes for the protein MADSEGTNLEDPPYKNLLLLGAIAAASAFVVTILIVLVCVGCQRKSKSKHPTAGEKGTSVNMGTLRHPKLNSMSKSDTRLHEINRFPCNGSSVSKSRPASMDLLLLHSQRSQTDLRPSQGRQLPQIPTSPLGPGQGGEGDVRGDRGGGEARDHTYTEVALRNNPTATHGLDDGLYESVSVREGDAGPKAPVAPPPTSTNTPTSVRVAQSPPAQANGARNGNGNGGRGNGTINETMEGKNNGVCGVDRSPLSSVNSLASQEPTAAEYASIRKFRKVDKTNRKENNGADSQSDKSSVSDSPSAAAPQLHRSQDFPRKPLEPFHLHSFPKEPVFMGNGEQYIWKPPEDDDIITLHPPPHRIENGQGHPSPPTAKEIADTYSIVCKTQKKKSPLESNGAKTLPRSFGGERGKGRGRGVQAQARSQEEPCYEPTGDRAWPACVAAESDTAYATIDSHRKREQAGASNNTAGATATLKRKKQQAPSAAPQGSASNPLPVRGLPGGDNFYETISDVKGGNSSSTTTIFTFNDGMEMYVTGL
- the LOC127594882 gene encoding uncharacterized protein LOC127594882 isoform X4 produces the protein MADSEGTNLEDPPYKNLLLLGAIAAASAFVVTILIVLVCVGCQRKSKSKHPTAGEKGTSVNMGTLRHPKLNSMSKSDTRLHEINRFPCNGSFSKSRPASMDLLLLHSQRSQTDLRPSQGRQLPQIPTSPLGPGQGGEGDVRGDRGGGEARDHTYTEVALRNNPTATHGLDDGLYESVSVREGDAGPKAPVAPPPTSTNTPTSVRVAQSPPAQANGARNGNGNGGRGNGTINETMEGKNNGVCGVDRSPLSSVNSLASQEPTAAEYASIRKFRKVDKTNRKENNGADSQSDKSSVSDSPSAAAPQLHRSQDFPRKPLEPFHLHSFPKEPVFMGNGEQYIWKPPEDDDIITLHPPPHRIENGQGHPSPPTAKEIADTYSIVCKTQKKKSPLESNGAKTLPRSFGGERGKGRGRGVQAQARSQEEPCYEPTGDRAWPACVAAESDTAYATIDSHRKREQAGASNNTAGATATLKRKKQQAPSAAPQGSASNPLPVRGLPGGDNFYETISDVKGGNSSSTTTIFTFNDGMEMYVTGL